One Streptomyces umbrinus genomic window, GGCGCGGAGGCCGACGAACTCGTCGCCCTCTACCAGCGCACGGCGACACACCTCTCCCTGATCCAGTCGAGCGCCCCGGACCCCCAGCTGACCGGCCGCCTCAGTCAACTCGTGGCACGCGCGCGTAGTGCCGTGACAGGCACCCGCCGTGCCTCCTGGCGCGATGTGACCCGCTTCCTCACGCACGGTTTTCCCGCCGCGGTCTACCGCTCACGCCACTGGTGGGTCCCCACCGCGCTGCTCTCCACGGCGGTCGCCGTCCTCCTGGGGTGGTGGATCGGCACCCACCCGGAGGTCCAGTCCTCGATCGCGGCCCCGAGCGACCTGCGGGAGCTCACCCGCCCCGGCGGCGAGTACGAGACCTACTACTCGAGCCATCCGGCGACGTCCTTCGCCGCCCAGGTGTGGACGAACAACGCCCAGGCCGCCGCGATGTGCCTGGTACTCGGCGCCTTCCTCTGCCTGCCGGTCGTCTGGATCCTCTTCCAGAACATGCTCAACGTGGGCGTGGGCATCGGCCTGATGTCCTCGGCGGGCCGCCTCGACACCTTCCTGGGCCTGATCCTCCCGCACGGCCTCCTGGAACTGACCGCCGTCTTCGTGGCGGCCGGTACGGGACTACGCCTCGGGTGGACCGTCATCGACCCTGGCCCCCGAAGCCGCCGCTCCGCCCTCGCCGAGGAGGGCCGAGCCGCCCTGGGCATGGCGATAGGCCTGGCCCTGGTCCTGTTCGTCTCGGGTGCCATCGAAGGCTTCGTCACCCCGTCCGGCCTCCCGACCTGGGCCCGCATCGGCATCGGCATAGCCGCCGAACTGTTCTTCCTCGCGTACGTCTACATCCTGGGCGGTCGCGCGGCGCGGGCCGGCGAGACGGGCGACGTCGAGGAAGCCGAACGCAGCGCCTCCGTACCGACCGCCGCCTGATGTGCAGGCACGTCTGCTGAGCTGCTACTCTCCTCTTCGCCCCACAAAACCGTTGACACGGGACGTGTGGGGAGGTAGATTTGAACAGTTGCCTAGAACTGGACAAGTCCGGCGGCGACGGTTTAGCATCTGTCAGCTTCCTGGAATTCGGTTCCGGTGAAGCACCTTCCCGAATAAATCAGGAACGAGTGGCCGGTCAGGCCGGTCAAAAACTTCTGATAAAGTCGGACTCGCCGAAAGAAAGCCGCAAGGCAATCGAATAGGCAAAGGCCTTCCAACTGGCCACCGGAAATGAATTCCGACCGGAAACGGAACGGAAAACGGATCTGGTAAGGTTGGAAACACGAAGGGAAGCCCGGAGGAAAGCCCGAGAGGGTGAGTACGAAGGAAGCGTCCGTTCCTTGAGAACTCAACAGCGTGCCAAAAATCAACGCCAGATATGTTGATACCCCGTCCACCATGTCATGTGGTGGGTGGAGGTTCCTTTGAAAAAGTCCTGCCGGGCATTTTGTTTCGGCAGGCGCACAGCGAGGACGTTGTGAACAGTCGGGCTTATTCCGCCCGGTTGTTCCGCTCTCGTGGTGTTACGCCGGATTACCGGCAGACATTCACGGAGAGTTTGATCCTGGCTCAGGACGAACGCTGGCGGCGTGCTTAACACATGCAAGTCGAACGATGAAGCCCTTCGGGGTGGATTAGTGGCGAACGGGTGAGTAACACGTGGGCAATCTGCCCTTCACTCTGGGACAAGCCCTGGAAACGGGGTCTAATACCGGATAACACTCCTACAGGCATCTGTGGGGGTTGAAAGCTCCGGCGGTGAAGGATGAGCCCGCGGCCTATCAGCTTGTTGGTGAGGTAGAAGCTCACCAAGGCGACGACGGGTAGCCGGCCTGAGAGGGCGACCGGCCACACTGGGACTGAGACACGGCCCAGACTCCTACGGGAGGCAGCAGTGGGGAATATTGCACAATGGGCGAAAGCCTGATGCAGCGACGCCGCGTGAGGGATGACGGCCTTCGGGTTGTAAACCTCTTTCAGCAGGGAAGAAGCGAAAGTGACGGTACCTGCAGAAGAAGCGCCGGCTAACTACGTGCCAGCAGCCGCGGTAATACGTAGGGCGCAAGCGTTGTCCGGAATTATTGGGCGTAAAGAGCTCGTAGGCGGTCTGTCACGTCGGATGTGAAAGCCCGGGGCTTAACCCCGGGTCTGCATTCGATACGGGCAGACTAGAGTGTGGTAGGGGAGATCGGAATTCCTGGTGTAGCGGTGAAATGCGCAGATATCAGGAGGAACACCGGTGGCGAAGGCGGATCTCTGGGCCATTACTGACGCTGAGGAGCGAAAGCGTGGGGAGCGAACAGGATTAGATACCCTGGTAGTCCACGCCGTAAACGGTGGGAACTAGGTGTTGGCGACATTCCACGTCGTCGGTGCCGCAGCTAACGCATTAAGTTCCCCGCCTGGGGAGTACGGCCGCAAGGCTAAAACTCAAAGGAATTGACGGGGGCCCGCACAAGCAGCGGAGCATGTGGCTTAATTCGACGCAACGCGAAGAACCTTACCAAGGCTTGACATCGCCCGGAAAGCATCAGAGATGGTGCCCCCCTTGTGGTCGGGTGACAGGTGGTGCATGGCTGTCGTCAGCTCGTGTCGTGAGATGTTGGGTTAAGTCCCGCAACGAGCGCAACCCTTGTTCTGTGTTGCCAGCACGTCCCTTCGGGGATGGTGGGGACTCACAGGAGACTGCCGGGGTCAACTCGGAGGAAGGTGGGGACGACGTCAAGTCATCATGCCCCTTATGTCTTGGGCTGCACACGTGCTACAATGGCAGGTACAATGAGCTGCGATGTCGCAAGGCGGAGCGAATCTCAAAAAGCCTGTCTCAGTTCGGATTGGGGTCTGCAACTCGACCCCATGAAGTCGGAGTTGCTAGTAATCGCAGATCAGCATTGCTGCGGTGAATACGTTCCCGGG contains:
- a CDS encoding stage II sporulation protein M — translated: MDLDVFVSAHRAEWDRLDALLGRQRRLTGAEADELVALYQRTATHLSLIQSSAPDPQLTGRLSQLVARARSAVTGTRRASWRDVTRFLTHGFPAAVYRSRHWWVPTALLSTAVAVLLGWWIGTHPEVQSSIAAPSDLRELTRPGGEYETYYSSHPATSFAAQVWTNNAQAAAMCLVLGAFLCLPVVWILFQNMLNVGVGIGLMSSAGRLDTFLGLILPHGLLELTAVFVAAGTGLRLGWTVIDPGPRSRRSALAEEGRAALGMAIGLALVLFVSGAIEGFVTPSGLPTWARIGIGIAAELFFLAYVYILGGRAARAGETGDVEEAERSASVPTAA